Within the Thalassoglobus sp. JC818 genome, the region TCTCGCCGTATTCGACCATCCGCTTCGCTTTTTCAATCACCATTTCCGCCACTTGAATGTGACGGCTGGGTGGTTCGTCGAATGTGCTGGAAACGACTTCGCAGTTGTCGCTTTTGACTTGCCGCTCCATCTCGGTCACTTCTTCCGGACGTTCGTCAATCAGCAGCATGATGACGTAAACATCCGGGTGATTTTGAATCACTGCTTGTGCGAGCTTTTGCAGCAACACAGTTTTTCCGGCACGCGGAGGCGAAACGATGAGCCCACGCTGGCCGAAACCGATGGGCGACACGATATCCACCACACGTGTGCTGATTTCAGCCTGATCATCTGATAGATGCAGTCGATCTTTCGGGTGCAGCGGAGTCAGGTCGTCGAAGGGAACTTTTTCCGATACGAGATTCGGATCCTGCCCGTTGATCGCTTCGACTCGCAGGAGAGCGAAATAGCGTTCGTTTTCTTTTGGAGGACGAATTTGTCCGGCGACAGTCGCACCCGTTCGCAATCCGAAACGGCGAATCTGACTTGGAGAGACGTAAATGTCGTCCGGACAGGGAAGATAGTGATAGTCCGGGCTGCGCAAAAAACCGAACCCGTCCGGCAGGATCTCAAGCGTCCCTTCGCCGAACATCAGACCGTTCATTTTGGTCCGTTCCTTCAGGATACGGAAAATGAGGTCCTGTTTCTTGAGCCCTTGATAGTCGGTGACATTTTCCTGCTTTGCCAGCTCGAACAATTCTTTGACCGTCATTCGCTGCAAGGCAGCGATGTGAATGTCCGACTGCTTGGCGTCTTCGTAGTGGGAGTTGGCAGGATCATAAATGGCTTGATCGCCGTCGGACGACTTCTGGCCAACGACGTCGGCGACATCCTTTGAGCGACCTGAAGTTGTTGATTTCGACATGATATTCTCGGGACAGTGTAGAGAGGAAGTTTTGGTGCCCTGGGTGGGATTGACGATTTTTCCTGAAATCAAAGATGGGCTTCAGAGTTGAAAAGGTGATTTGCAGTGAACGACAGCCCTGAACCTTAAGTGACTCAATTCAATCAGGATCTAGTGGTGATCATGGATGATGTTATGACTGAGACGGCTGTGAAACAGCTTCTCGATTTGTGGATTCGGTTTCGAACTGGCTGACATACCAGTCGATGAACAACGCGGCAGCCTGCTGTGGCGGAAGTGTGTGATCGACAACGAAGTCTGCCCTGTTTTTCTTCTCTGTCAAACTTAGCTGACTTGCTTCGCGCTTTGCGAATTCTTCCGGTGTCCATCCGCGCTTTTGGACCCGTTCCAGACGCACCTGTTCAGGAACATCCAGAAACACGACGGCATCGCAAACACTGACCCAGCCAGCTTCGATCATGAGCGCCGCATCGAGGAAAATGACCTCAGCCTCTAAATCTGATCTCATCTCCTGAAGTTGTTCTTCGAGGAGTCTTCGTATTTCCGGGTGAACAATTTGATTCAGTTGCAAACGTGCAGACTGCTGTTTCTCTTCAGTTCCAAACACCTGACGGGCCAGTGCAGACCGCACGACTTCGCCAGAGCTATCAAAAATGCCGTCTCCGAAATTCTCTCGAAGCTGCGATTTGACGGAATCAATGCGAAGGACCTGATGCCCGACCTGATCTGCATCCAAAATCCGAGCGTTCAGCTGTTCGCCGACTGCGCGCGTAAAGGTCGTCTTACCTGAGCCAATTCCACCGATCACACCGATCACAGGAATCGACAAAGGCTGATCCTTTGCACGGAAATGGGACTGCTGAGTTTTCAAGTTTTGAGTTTGGAGAAATGTGTGAAGGAAGGGAGGAACAGTCGCAAATTGATCTCAGGCTGAACCTGAATGATTGCATGGACCAAGGCACAACATGGGAAGTCTCAGAAACGACGCCACACGAGGTGCTGCTGAATTGAAATCAGCGGTCTCGATCTTTAGTTGATTCGTTATGAGTCAGTTCTGATTGAGTGGATTCAGATGATCTGTCAATCCGTCGACGGGTGAGGTGAAACTCCAGTTTCAGGGTAGACAGAATTCGAGCTGAAAAGACCCTGACTCTATGGTCGCTCGCCAAATCGCAAATGTCAATCATCTGTTTCCCTATCCGGATCGAATTTCTCAATCGGAATGGTTGGCAATCGGGTCTCAGCAGCGCAAGATGCAGATGATTGTGACGAAAATTCCGGGAACCTTCTCCCGAAGAGTTTCGTCTCACGGATGGTGAATCAAAGAAACGGGCTGATTTCAGACGGGTATTCCGCAAATCTGGAAAAACAGCCTCGACAGGATGCAAACATGTCTCGACCAACTTTCGCGGTGCTTCTTCTCTTTCTTTGCGGAGTGTCCCTGCTGGGAGTCTTCAGAATTCAGGCCCAGACACCAAATCTTGAGCAACAGCGTTCCGAGGCAGCGAAGCTGTTCAAAGATGGCCAGTACAAGGAGGCACTCACAATTTTTGTGGGGCTCGTGAAGTCTGAGGAAAACTCTGGGGCGACGCTGGCATACGATCTCAAGAGTGCAGCAAATTGTTACCGAAAGCTTCAACAAATGCACGAACTCGACGATCTTCTGGCAGTGATGATCAGCACTCACCCTGAGGATTGGAGGGGCTATTGGACAGCTGCACAAGAACTACAGATAGGCCCATCGAACGGAGTTGTCGTCGCAGGCGAATTTCGACGGGGAAATCAGCGGGGTGGCGGCGAGTACGCATCAGTCGAAGATCGGGATCGGGTTCAATCGCTTCGCTGGATGATGGAAGCCAAGCGGCTCATGCCGACCGAAGTGACTCCTGAAGAACAAGCCAATTTCTACGAGTTCTTCGCCAGCATTTATGCGGATGGTCGATTGGGAACACACTCCTGGTTGCTGCAAGACTCCACATCGCTCGAGGAACTTCCAGAGCCGGAAATCGGATATCAATACAACTATCGCTCACGGAAAGATCGTGCAGCTCCAGTCGATGAAAACGGCCAACCCATCTTTTTCACCGTTCCTTCGTCTCTGGAAGATGCGAAATCAGACGGCGAACGCTGGCGCTGGTGTTTGCAACAAGCTGCTGAGCAGGACCCGTCACGAAAGGCTCGTCTCGACTTCAACTTCGCAGAGTTCGCCCGATCTCAATTCGGCGTGCCCACTCTCAGACGCTGGGGGATCGATCTCAGCGGCCTCGACTCGAAAGATGAAGCCTCCGCAGAATCAAAAACTTGGCAACTCCCCACACTGGGAGAAGACGAAACAATCGCTCGACTGGCCACGGGGACTCTTCGCTTCAAACTTCCGGAAGATTACGACTTCATCGGGAACCTTCGGAAAATCAGCGAAAGCGACAACAAAGCCGATTCCGAACGCGCTTTGCTCTTGTTGGCGCAAGTCTTCGAAGACCGGCTTCAATACGACACCGCAGCTGAAGTCTGGAAGTTAGCAATTGAACGCCACGGTCCCGGAAGACAGAACTACCGACAAAACCGGCTCGACCAAATTGTCAACAACTGGGGACAGTTCGAGTCCGTTCAAAGCCAGGCATCCGGGGTCGGAGCCAAGATCGACTACCGGTTCCGCAACGGAGACCTCGTTCATTTCGCTGCTCAGGAAATCAAAGTCCCAGAGTTGATCAAAGACATTCAAATCTACCTGAAGACATCGCCCAAAGAACTCGACTGGCAAAAGCTTCAGGTGGAAAACATCGGCTACCGTCTTGTTTCCGAAAACGAAACGAAATATCTGGGTAAAACGGTCGCTGCCTGGTCGGTCGACCTCGAACCTCGCGAAAATCACTTTGACCGGCGAACGACAATCTCCACGCCATTGCAGAACGCGGGAGCCTACCTGCTGACTGCGAAGATGAACGACGGCAACACCAGCCGCATCATTATTTGGCTCGACAACACAGCGATCGTCAAGAAACAGCTCAACGGACGGTCAATGTATTTTGTCGCTGATGCTACGACCGGAGAACCACTCAACAAAATCCCGGTTGAGTTCTTCGGATGGAAGCAGGAGCAAGTTCCGAACACCGTTCGAGACTACGCGATTTCAGTCAAACAACACGCCGAGTTCACCAACGAAGACGGAGTTATCCTCGCTGACGAAAAGCTGCTCTCGGACGACATGCGATGGATGGCCATCGTTCAAACCGATGACAAACGCTTTGCCTACCTCGGATTCAGCGGCGTTTGGTACGGCGATTATCAACGCTCGAGATACGACCAGCAGAAAGTTTACGTCGTCACCGATCGTCCGGTTTACCGTCCAGAACAAAAGGTCGAATTCAAGTTCTGGATGCGTGAAGTCACTTACGAAAAGACAGACGCTGAGCGATTCGCCAATCAGGAATTCACCGTTCGAATCAGCGACCCGCAAGGGACGGAAGTCTTCAAACAGCGGATGACCACGGACAAATTCGGCGGACTCGCAGGTAGCTACGATTTACCAGAAGGTGCCACTCTCGGAAACTATTATCTTTCGATTGATCACGAACGAGGCATCAGCGGCGGCAATTCATTCCGAGTGGAAGAGTACAAGAAGCCTGAATTCGAAGTGACCATCGATGCTCCCCAGAAACCAGTCGCACTCGGCGAACCGATCCAAGCGACGATTTCAGCTCGATACTTCTTCGGAGCCCCAGTCACGAACGCCAAAGTTCAATTCAAAGTCGAAAGATCAAAACACGACTCGCGCTGGTTCCCTGTCACTCGCTGGGACTGGCTTTACGGCAGCGGATTCTGGTGGTTTGCATCGGAGTATCAATGGTACCCCGGTTTCAGTCGATGGGGCTCGCTGCCGCCGATTCCCGGTTGGTGGAACTGGAACCCGGATCCCCCCGAACTGGTTCTTGATCAGGAAGTCGAAATCGGTCCCGACGGAACCGTTCAAGTCGACATCGATACCTCACTCGCAAAAGCGCTGCATGGGGATAGCGACCACGAATACAAAATCACTGCCGAAGTGACCGATGCCTCTCGACGCACAATCGTCGGCTCCGGATCAGTCCTTGTGGCTCGAGAACCTTTCAAGGTCTTTGCATGGACGACTCGCGGGCATTACTCCGTCGGAAATGTCGTCGACGCTGAGTTTCAAGCTCGCACGGTCGACGGGCAAGGTGTTCAAGGAACGGGAAGTCTCAAACTTCAGCAGATTTCTTACGACGAAAACGGAATTCCCCAAGAAAAGACCGTTGAAGAATGGGAACTCAACACTGACGAAGACGGGAAAGCTTCACAAAAAATCAACGCTCAGTCCGCCGGGCAGTATCGCCTCTCGTACTCCGTCACCGCGGACGACAAGACAATTGAAGGAGCCTGCCTGTTCGTGATTCGCGGAGCCGGATTCGACGGCTCTGATTTCCGCTTCAATGACCTCGAACTGGTTCTCAACAAACAAACGTACTCACCCGGTGAAGAGATCGAACTTCTCGTGAACACCAACCGGATCGGCTCGACGGTCCTGCTGTTCGTGCGAGCAGAGAACGGACTGGCCCCGGCCAAACCGCAAATCTTGCGTCTGGATGGCAAGAGCACCGTCGTCCCCATTGAAGTCGTCGATCGCGACATGCCGAATTTCTTCATCGAAGCGATCACCATTTCCAACGGGGAACTGCATACCGCCGTTCAGGAAGTCGTCGTTCCGCCTCAGGATCGAATCATCAATGTTGAGATCCTGACCGAAACCGAAAAGTTCCGGCCCGGACAACAAGCTGACATTCAAGTCAAATTCACTGACGACGAAGGCAAACCTTTCGAAGGTTCACTCGTCATGAGCGTGTACGACCGCGCGGTCGAGTACATCTCCGGTGGCTCGAACGTGACCGAGATCCGTGAATTCTTCTGGAAGTGGAAACGGAATCACTACCCAAATTCTGAACACAACCTAAGCAAGTATTTTGGATTGCTCACGAAGTCCGGAGAAATCCTGATGGGGAACATCGGGATCTTTGGCGGTGAAGTTGCAGACACTGACAAACTTGCCAAGCGCAAACTGGAGTTAGCTGATGGAGCTCCTCAAGGCAGGGGTGGTCGATTGATGAGTACACGAGCGATGCCTGCTCCGATGTCAGCTGCCGGAGGAGAAGTCGCGGAATCGATGGTCGCAGATTTTGCAGCAGAAGCCCCTGCCGAAGCTGAGATGGTCGCACCAACAGTTCGAACTAACTTCGCCGACACCGCTTTCTGGAAAGCAGATCTCTCAACCAATCACGACGGAATCGCTGAAGTCTCATTCACGATGCCGGAAAATCTTTCCTCATGGAAAATGCGTGCCTGGGGCTTGGGAGAGGGCACGGCAGTCGGTGAAGCAACCACTGAAGTTGTCACGTCGAAAGACTTCGTCGTTCGACTCCAGGCTCCGCGATTCTTCGTCGAGAAAGACGAGGTCGTGATTTCTGCAGTTGTTCACAACTATCTGGAAACCGCCAAACAAGCTGAAGTCTCACTCGACCTCAGTGGCGATACTCTCAAGTTCCTCTCTCCCGACGATCAACAACAGACCGTTCAAATCACAGCGGGTGGGGAAGCACGCATCGACTGGCGAGTTAAAGCAGTCGCTGAGGGAACCGCCACAATCACTGCACAAGGACTGACCGACGAAGAGTCGGATGCGATGAAAATGTCATTCCCGGTGTATTTGCATGGGTTTGAAAAGTTCGAGTCGTTCGCCGGAGTCATTCGTCCGGAAGACACAAGCGATCGGATCGTCATCGTTGTCCCCGAAGAGAGACGCCCCGAACAGACCCGGCTTGAAATTCGGTACTCGCCGACTCTTGCTGGAGCAATGGTGGATGCTCTCCCCTACCTCGCCGAATATCCATATGGCTGCACCGAACAAACTCTCAACCGGTTCGTGCCGACGGTCATCACGCAGGGCATCTTGCGTCGCATGGGATTAAATCTTGCAGAGATCAAGGAGAAACGTACCAACCTGAACGCCCAGGAAATTGGCGATCCGAATGAACGTGCAACTCGCTGGAAACACTTCGACCGAAACCCTGTTTTCGACGAAGCCGAGCTCACACGGATGGTCAAGAAGGGAGTTCAGGATCTCACCTCGATGCAGAATTCCGACGGTGGATGGGGATGGTTCTCTGGTTATGGAGAACGTTCTTATCCGCACACGACAGCGGTTGTTGTCCACGGGCTGCAACAAGCTGCGAAGAACGATATTGCGATTGTCGATGGAATTATCGAGAAGGGAATTGCGTGGCTCACTAAGTATCAACTTGAGCAGGTCGAATTGCTGGAGGAAGGAGATCGACAGACTGAGAACCCGAGTCGCAAGCGTCATCGAACGCAAGCGAGTAACCTCGACGCTCTCATCTTCTCTGTTCTCGTCGACGCTGGCGAAGTCAATCAGTCGATGCAGAACTTTCTCTATCGCGACCGTCTGAAACTTTCACTGTACGGTCAGGCACTCACTGGTCTCGCTCTCGACAAGATCGGCGCCAATGAACAACGCGACATGATCGTGCGCAACATCGATCAATTCGTGACCGTCGATGACGAAAACCAGACCGCCTATATCGATTTGCCGAACAACGCATACTGGTGGAATTGGTATGGCAGTTCGATTGAAGCGAACGCTCAATACCTCAAGCTGCTCTGCCGGATCGCACCGCAAGCCCCCAAAACTTCCGGTCTTGTGAAGTTCATTTTGAACAACCGTAAGCACGGCTCGTACTGGACCAACACCCGAGATACTGCCTACTGCATTGAAGCACTGGCTGAGTACCTCGAAGCGACGAACGAACTGAAGCCAGACATGACCGTTGAAGTCTTCATTGACGGAGAACGCAAGCAGTCAGTCGAAATCACCTCAGACAATCTGTTTACCTTCGAGAATGCATTCGTGATCGAAGGAGCGGATCTAACCTCGGGTGAGCACACCATCGAACTTCGCAAATCCGGCACCGGCCCGCTGTATCACAACGCGTACCTGACGAATTTCTCGCTTGAAGATTTCATCACGAAAGCCGGCCTGGAAGTCAAAGTTCAACGCACGTTCTATCGACTCGTTCAGGACGAGAGTGCCAGCTCGGTCGTGTCCGGAAGTCGAGGTCAAGTCGTCGACCAGAAATCATTGAAATACGACCGAGTCCTTCTCGAGAATCTCAGCGATGTGAAAAGCGGAGACCTGATTGAAGTCGAACTCGAGATCGATTCGAAGAACGACTACGAATACGTCATTTTCGAAGACCTCAAAGCTGCTGGAACCGAGCCAGTTGACCTGAGGAGTGGCTACACGAGCGGTGGCCTCGGAGCGTATGTCGAATTCCGGGACGAACGAGTCGCCTTCTTCATGCGAACTCTGGAACGGGGCAAACATTCGGTGAGCTATCGTCTTCGAGCAGAGATCCCCGGACAATTCAGCGCCCTCCCCGCTCGGGCATACGCCATGTACGCCCCCGAACTTAGGGGAAATTCCGACGAGTTCAAGCTGATCATCGAAGACACTGAGTAGTCCAAGTGATGCATCAAAAAAGAAAGGACGCCAGAGCAATTCTGGCGTCCTTTTGTTTTGAACTCGCGTAACGCTCGATGTTCAATCGCTGAAACAGTTGGGCAAAGTTCTCTTGCCAGCAACTCAATTGCGAGAGCAACTCGCTCTAGTTGGAAGAGCTATCAACGTCCTCTTTCCAGAGTCCGTCGCGAATCAGGGATTCGGTCATCTTCTCCACAACTTCTGAATGTTGAGCGGAGAGATCTGTCTCTTCACCTGGATCAGTTGTGACATCATAGAGCTTCCACTCTCCGGGAGACGCCAAGTCTGCGTCGCGGTTTGGTTTGTCCGGATAGCGGACAAGTTTCCACTTACCTGATCGAACGCCAACACTTGTGCGACCCTCCTGGCTCGCGAAATAAAGGTACTCGTGTCGCTTTTGGTCAGCATCATTTCCGAGCAGCGTTGGAGCGTAGGAAATTCCATCAATCCCGTCGGGAGTTTCCGCACCAGCCAGTTCGCACGCTGTCGGCAGGAAATCATAAAATGCAGAAGGGAGATCGCTGGTTTTTCCAGCTGGAACAGTTCCCGGCCAGCGTGCGATGAAAGGAACTCGAATTCCGCCCTCGTGCATCGATCGCTTGTACCCCTGCAGCGGGCCATTGGAGTCAAAGAACTCGTGCTTGTGGCCTCCTTCTTCGTGAGGTCCATTATCTGACGTGAAGATGATGAGCGTCTTTTCAGTCAAGTCGAGATCATCCAGCAGCGCCATCAACCGTCCCACGTCGCGATCCATGTGCGTGATCATCGCTGCAAATCCTTTCTCCGGATTCGGCCAGTCACGATCTTTGTAGATCCCGTAGTCAGGCACCTCCATCCCATCGCCAACAGCACGTCCGCCCTCGTTATTCGCGTGTGGAATCGTCCAATGGATGTGAAGCAAGAAAGGTTCGGCGGCGTTCTCTTTGACGAACTTGAAGGCCGCATCTGTCATGAAATCATGTGAGTAACTGACCCTGACCGATGAAACGCGACCGCGACCGTTTTCGTAGTCTCCGATGACGTTTCCGGGGAGTGTGACTTGTTTCTTGTTCTCCCAGAGAAACGTTGGATAAAAGTTGTGGGCATTGCTTTGATTCAAGTAGCCGAACCAGTAATCAAACCCGTTATTGTTGGGATGTCCCGGGTTGTTGATTTCGTCAGGAGTGTCCACATTCCCCAAAGCCCATTTTCCAACTCCACCGGTTCGATAGCCAACTTTCTTAAGCTGTTGACTGACTGTTGCTTCCATCCCGGTCAGGCTGCGAGGTCGATTTCCGATGAGTCCGGTCGTTCCACAATGCTGACCGGTCCAAAGCACTAGTCGTGATGGTCGACAGACGGTGTGCCCGGAATAGTGATCAGTGAAACGCATTCCCTGACTGGCCAGCCGATCGATGTTGGGGGTTTCGATCACCTCTTGCCCATAGCACCCCAAGTCTCCGTACCCCAGATCATCCGTCATGATGTAGATGATGTTCGGGCGATCGGCAGCTTGAAGCAGACCAATGGTGATGAAAAGCTGTAAGCCGAATACGGTCAGAATGAACTTTAACAATAGAGACTCCTCATGTAGCGATCTTCGTGAAAGCCCGCTGCCCGAACAATTTCCGATGGATCAGGCTTTTGGTTGAGAGAGAACGAGCAATGTTTGCGCAGCCCGGATGCGAGCGTCGAGATAATCGTCCTCTAACAACTGCAGAAGCAACTCTTTCGCTTCAGTCGCTCGTGCGTCACCTGCGAATGTGGCTGCATACGTCCGAATTGCGGGGTCATCGTCGCTCAGATTGTCGATCAATGCTTGCATTCCTGCTTCATCACCCAGAGTTGCCAACGCATGCTCATTGTAAGCTTTGACCAGCGGATCATTCGCGCGTTTGACGTTTCGACGCATTTGTCGAACGTCCGATTGATCACCAATCCGGGCCAGAATCCAGGCTGCGATGCGGAACGTCTGTTCGTCGTCGCTCTTTAACTCTCGACGCAGCAGCTTCATGGCTCGCTCATCACCAGACCGTGCCAGTGCGGCAGCTGCCATGAGCTTGGTCTTCATGTCGGTGGTCGTTCTCAGCACCTGCTTCAGCCCTTTTCCGTTGCCGATCGCGTCGACCTTGAACAAACTTTCGGCCGCGTGCGTATGACCGTATGTGTCTTCCTTGTCGAGGATTTCGAGCATCGTCGCTGTGTACTCAGTCGCTCCAGCCCGAACGAGTTCGCGTGCGAGGCCGCAGCGTTTCTGATCGTCAGTTTCAGCTGGCAATTTTGGCTCGAGGGCTTCGCGAACTTCATCCCCGTAACCGGCGAGAGTAAGTGCCTCTGCGGCATGCATCGCAGGCCAGAACTCGTCGGAGGCCATCGCCTCTCGCAAGATTTTGAGGCACTGTTCCTCCTGAGCATCGGTCAACTGAATCGTTTCACGGGCAGCCAGCGCTCCTTCACCACCGTTGACACTTCCGAACGGTGAGACAAGCAGAGCCACTGAGCACATCAACAGGAGATTTTTCATCGATCAACTTTTTCGTGAGTTGAGAAATCGGTGCAGACATTCACATTACAAATCTTCGATGCATTTGTCTGCCTTCGCAACCGACAAACCGCTACTCGATGAATTCAGCCAACGATTTCGAATCATTCATCAAAGTCTTGAATGTTCGCTTCGAGCATCCGTTTCAATCCGAGGAAATCCCCTCCGTGAGCGAGAAGCTGTGCCCCCTGCTGGCGACGCTTCTGAATCTCTTCCTTGCCGCTGACCGGGCAGGCCCATGCTTTGCCGTGCTTTTTGCAGGCATCAGCAGTTCGTTGATAGGCCTCTTCGAGGGACCAACCGGTCTCCTGATGTCGCAGCCGCAACCCGAGATCTCCTGGACCAATGAACAGAACGTCAACTCCGTCAGTCGCAGCGATCTTTTCGACGTTCTCAATCGCTTGAGGTGTTTCAATCTGGACGACGAGAAATGTTTCTCGATTGGCTTCCTCAGGGAAGGTCATCGGATCGTTGCAGAGAAAGTCTGCATCCAGCCCAGCTCCGTCGAGCCCACGATCTCCAATTGGCGGAAACTTGACGGAATCGACCAGCATGGCTGCTTTCTCGGGTGTGCTGACATGCGGAATCATCAAGCCCGTGGCTCCGTCTTCAAGCAAGCGATACAGACGCGTTTTCTCGAGTGTTCGCGCTCGGACCATGATGTCGATGTCGAACAGATGCCCGAACGCCAGCAGCGACTGAATCTGATGATCTTCCATCTGCCGGTGTTCGGTATCCAGCCAGATACAATCGTAACCAGCATTCGCTGCGTGCTTAATATATGCAGGGATGTAGTGCCCCAAAGCACACATACGAGCCGTTTCCCCAGCACGAATTTTCGCAAGTGTCCGACTCTTTCGCATTGTGTTCCTGCAGTTCTATTGAGGATGAAGTGGAGAGTTTTCAGGTGGGCGCAAGGAGGGAGTGTGTCAGCCGTCAGCGACTTCGTCAATCGCCCTTCTCTTCGGCTTTTGCGGAACTTGCGGGACGGTCGGGCATCATCAGACTCACCAGACAGCCGACTCCCAGATTCACCGCAAGAGCGATCGGAGCAATCCATTGAAAGCTGATGGGGTCTGTCATCTGGACGGGGTCTGAACCGGGGACTTCGACGAAACCAAAGAGCGGACCCGAGAACGCAATCAAGACGGCAGTGACAATCCCGCAAACGGTCCCGATCCACACACCAATTCGGCTCGAGAAGGGAACAAACAGTGCGTAAAAGAACAGCCCAAAGATCGGAGTGGCCAGCAGGTTCGACGTCTTTTCAGTCACCTCCGTAATATTCCCGGGGACTCGATCCATGATTGAGCTGAGAATCACCACAAACAATCCGATTCCGAAAGCAAGTCGTCGAGCCAGACGAACGTGAGCTTCTTCCGACTCTGGTTTTTTTCCGAAGCGATCGAGCCCGTCAGTCATGACGACAGCAGTAATCGAGTTCACTCCCGAATCCAGGCTCGACATGGCCGCCGCAAACATCGCTGCGACGACGAGTCCCGATACTCCGGGAGGGAGTAGGCGCGAGATGAAATACGGGAAGAGATCATCTGCATCCGCCTTAAGGTTTGTTCCCGGTGGAAGCTGATCGAGGTTGGCTTCGAAGTATCCAAGAAGCGCAAAACCGACGAGCCCCAAGGTCAGGGCGACGATCACCGCCACGGTCAACTGGACCGCCAATGCTCTACGTGCCGCAGCGGCATCTTTGGTCGCCATGAACCGCTGCACCGAAGTTTGATCCCCTCCCAGAGTACAGACGTACCAGGTTCCCTGACTGAGAATGGCACCAATCACCGTCAAGCGTGTCGCAGCATTTTCCGGGAAAACCGGCTGCTTGTCCCAGATCGGATGCCACTGCGTCGGAAACCACTGAAAGCCTCCCATCTTCGCAGTGACAATCGCGATCACTGTCAGTGCTCCGCCATACAGCAAGAGTGTTTGAATTGCGTCAGTGATGACCACCGCACGCAGTCCTCCCATTGACGTGTAAATCACTGCGACCGTTCCCGTGAGCAACGAGACCAGCGGAATCCAGCGCTCATCGGCCCCAATCATTATTGTGAGTGCTTTGGCTGTGAGATAGACCAGCAACGCCATCCATACGAGTCTCAGAATGACGAACATTGCCGCGCCGAGAAGACGCATTTCGAGTCCCAAGCGATTTTCCAGCAACTCGTACGCACTTGTGACTCGATGTCGCATGTAAACCGGAAGCATTGCGAAGCCGACGATCAAAAAGACAAACGGCAACGAGAGTAAGCTGCAAAACTGAACAGGTCCTCGTCCGAGCGCTTCACCGGGGAACTTGAGATAAGAAATCGTGCTCAACAGGGTCGCGAACAGCGACACCCCAATCAGCACGGGATTCATCGCTCCGCTGCCGACAAAGTATTCTTCCGTCGACGTCTGCCGGCGACTGAAGTACCAGCCCAGCCAAATCGTGCCACCCCCATAAGCGAGCACAATGATCCAGTCGATCGCTGCCAAACCGGTCTGTCCTGCGTCCGGACCAAACTCAGTCGACAAGTCCGCCAGAAGCACACAGCTCGAGAATGGGAGTGAAGATTGCAAGACGCATGAAAGACCCATCAGCATGAATCATACTT harbors:
- a CDS encoding HEAT repeat domain-containing protein, giving the protein MKNLLLMCSVALLVSPFGSVNGGEGALAARETIQLTDAQEEQCLKILREAMASDEFWPAMHAAEALTLAGYGDEVREALEPKLPAETDDQKRCGLARELVRAGATEYTATMLEILDKEDTYGHTHAAESLFKVDAIGNGKGLKQVLRTTTDMKTKLMAAAALARSGDERAMKLLRRELKSDDEQTFRIAAWILARIGDQSDVRQMRRNVKRANDPLVKAYNEHALATLGDEAGMQALIDNLSDDDPAIRTYAATFAGDARATEAKELLLQLLEDDYLDARIRAAQTLLVLSQPKA
- a CDS encoding aldolase/citrate lyase family protein, translated to MRKSRTLAKIRAGETARMCALGHYIPAYIKHAANAGYDCIWLDTEHRQMEDHQIQSLLAFGHLFDIDIMVRARTLEKTRLYRLLEDGATGLMIPHVSTPEKAAMLVDSVKFPPIGDRGLDGAGLDADFLCNDPMTFPEEANRETFLVVQIETPQAIENVEKIAATDGVDVLFIGPGDLGLRLRHQETGWSLEEAYQRTADACKKHGKAWACPVSGKEEIQKRRQQGAQLLAHGGDFLGLKRMLEANIQDFDE
- a CDS encoding sodium-coupled permease, giving the protein MLMGLSCVLQSSLPFSSCVLLADLSTEFGPDAGQTGLAAIDWIIVLAYGGGTIWLGWYFSRRQTSTEEYFVGSGAMNPVLIGVSLFATLLSTISYLKFPGEALGRGPVQFCSLLSLPFVFLIVGFAMLPVYMRHRVTSAYELLENRLGLEMRLLGAAMFVILRLVWMALLVYLTAKALTIMIGADERWIPLVSLLTGTVAVIYTSMGGLRAVVITDAIQTLLLYGGALTVIAIVTAKMGGFQWFPTQWHPIWDKQPVFPENAATRLTVIGAILSQGTWYVCTLGGDQTSVQRFMATKDAAAARRALAVQLTVAVIVALTLGLVGFALLGYFEANLDQLPPGTNLKADADDLFPYFISRLLPPGVSGLVVAAMFAAAMSSLDSGVNSITAVVMTDGLDRFGKKPESEEAHVRLARRLAFGIGLFVVILSSIMDRVPGNITEVTEKTSNLLATPIFGLFFYALFVPFSSRIGVWIGTVCGIVTAVLIAFSGPLFGFVEVPGSDPVQMTDPISFQWIAPIALAVNLGVGCLVSLMMPDRPASSAKAEEKGD